One region of Marivirga arenosa genomic DNA includes:
- a CDS encoding bifunctional 3,4-dihydroxy-2-butanone-4-phosphate synthase/GTP cyclohydrolase II, with amino-acid sequence MSSERIQLDTIESAIEAVKNGEIIIVVDDEDRENEGDFICAAEKVTPEIINFMSKHGRGLICASLPEDRCDELGLELMVGKNTAQFETPFTVSVDLIGQGTTTGISASDRSKTIQALVNPDTKPEVLGKPGHIFPLKARKGGVLRRTGHTEAAVDFSRLAGLIPGGVLVEIMNEDGTMARLPDLRKVADHFNLKLVAIKDLIEYRLNNESLVEEKVDVEMPTDFGDFKLVAFEQTNTKDNHLALVKGEWEEDEPIMVRVHSSCLTGDIFGSCRCDCGPQLHQAMEMIEKEGKGVIVYMNQEGRGIGLMNKLRAYKLQEEGMDTVEANVALGFKMDERDYGVGAQILRKLGVRKIRLISNNPTKRAGLLGYGLEIVENVALEIPPNKHNENYLRTKRDKMGHTILKKD; translated from the coding sequence ATGTCATCAGAAAGAATCCAATTAGATACTATAGAATCAGCAATTGAAGCTGTTAAAAATGGAGAAATCATCATCGTAGTAGATGATGAAGATAGAGAAAATGAAGGCGATTTTATTTGTGCTGCAGAAAAGGTAACTCCGGAAATAATTAATTTCATGTCAAAGCACGGTAGAGGATTAATCTGTGCATCTCTGCCTGAAGACAGATGTGATGAATTAGGATTAGAATTAATGGTGGGTAAAAATACCGCTCAATTCGAGACTCCTTTTACTGTTTCTGTAGATTTAATAGGGCAAGGTACAACTACTGGTATTTCTGCTAGTGATAGATCGAAAACAATTCAAGCCTTAGTAAATCCTGATACTAAACCTGAGGTTTTAGGCAAACCAGGCCACATATTTCCTCTTAAAGCTAGAAAAGGAGGAGTTTTAAGAAGAACAGGACATACTGAAGCTGCCGTTGATTTCTCCAGATTAGCGGGTTTAATCCCTGGTGGTGTATTAGTTGAAATCATGAATGAAGACGGTACCATGGCTCGTCTTCCCGATTTAAGAAAAGTAGCGGATCATTTCAACTTAAAGCTGGTTGCTATTAAGGATTTGATTGAATATCGATTAAACAACGAATCATTAGTTGAAGAGAAAGTTGATGTTGAAATGCCAACTGATTTTGGTGACTTTAAATTAGTGGCATTTGAACAAACCAATACTAAAGATAACCATTTAGCATTAGTAAAAGGCGAATGGGAAGAAGATGAACCTATCATGGTAAGAGTTCATTCCTCATGTTTAACAGGCGATATATTTGGTTCATGCCGATGTGATTGTGGTCCTCAATTACATCAGGCCATGGAGATGATTGAAAAAGAAGGCAAAGGTGTTATTGTTTATATGAACCAAGAGGGTAGAGGAATAGGTTTAATGAATAAATTGAGGGCATATAAGCTACAGGAAGAGGGAATGGACACAGTTGAAGCTAATGTTGCTCTTGGCTTTAAAATGGATGAGAGAGATTATGGTGTTGGAGCTCAGATTCTTAGAAAATTAGGAGTTAGAAAAATTCGATTGATTTCAAATAATCCAACAAAAAGAGCTGGATTACTTGGTTATGGCCTGGAAATTGTAGAAAATGTTGCATTAGAAATTCCACCTAATAAGCATAATGAAAATTACCTACGAACTAAAAGAGATAAAATGGGGCATACCATTCTTAAAAAGGATTAA
- the dnaG gene encoding DNA primase, producing MGLSQKTIQDVQDRVEIEEVVGDYVPLKKKGQNLWACCPFHDEKTPSFSVAPNKGIYKCFGCGKAGDSIQFIMDLEGLNFPEAIRQLAEKYGIEIEETESSPEQQEAYNEKESLYIVLNFAAEYFKDLLHNNPQGKSVGLSYFKERGFSNATIDKFDLGYTLDQWDGLINAAKKAGHTEELLEKAGLIIKKEDKTYDRFRNRVIFPIHSISGKPIAFGARILVNDKKQPKYINSPETEVYHKSEVLYGISQAKQSIRNEENCYLVEGYTDVISLHQSGVENVVASSGTSLTTQQIKLIGRYTDNVIVLFDGDAAGLKAAMRGIDLILEGGLNVKVVIFPDGEDPDSYSQKMGDEAFKNYLNENAKDFIRFKSDLLLQETKKDPIRKAETIQDIVRSISKIPDPVKRAVYIKECSDILEIDEALLVAEQNKIVLRDKQSKGDITKRQANYLSENYSQTPEQIQKQYTPFEVVALQEKESIRLLLTYADLPLADDKLVIDYLLQELDDTEFIHPVYSEILNEFVAHLKEGKILNESYFIKNGSEEVRKVIFSLYTDRYELSENWEKKFEIYTPHERHILNDSIYTHVLRLKHRSILHLMEKNTEELKNVKSEADEEVILQYLMQLNQAKLEIGNLLGMVVVK from the coding sequence GTGGGATTAAGTCAAAAAACGATACAAGATGTTCAAGATAGGGTAGAGATTGAAGAGGTTGTGGGGGATTATGTACCTTTAAAAAAGAAGGGGCAAAATCTTTGGGCTTGCTGTCCTTTTCATGACGAAAAAACGCCTTCTTTTTCAGTTGCTCCTAATAAAGGTATCTATAAATGCTTCGGATGTGGTAAAGCCGGTGATTCAATTCAATTTATTATGGATTTAGAAGGATTGAATTTCCCTGAAGCAATCCGACAGTTGGCAGAAAAATATGGGATTGAAATTGAAGAAACTGAGAGCTCTCCCGAACAACAAGAAGCATATAATGAAAAGGAATCGCTTTATATTGTTTTAAATTTTGCTGCTGAATATTTTAAAGACTTATTACACAATAATCCTCAAGGAAAGTCTGTTGGTTTAAGTTATTTTAAAGAAAGAGGATTTTCAAATGCTACTATTGATAAATTTGATCTAGGATATACATTAGATCAATGGGATGGGCTAATAAATGCAGCAAAAAAAGCGGGGCATACTGAAGAGTTATTAGAAAAAGCAGGTCTTATTATTAAAAAAGAAGATAAGACTTACGATAGATTTAGAAACAGAGTAATTTTTCCGATTCATTCCATTTCGGGTAAACCCATTGCTTTTGGGGCTAGAATATTGGTGAATGATAAAAAGCAGCCAAAGTATATTAATTCGCCTGAAACAGAGGTGTATCATAAAAGTGAGGTGCTTTATGGAATTTCTCAGGCCAAACAGAGTATCAGGAATGAAGAAAATTGTTATTTGGTTGAAGGATATACAGACGTAATTTCGCTACATCAATCGGGAGTTGAAAATGTAGTTGCGTCTTCAGGAACTTCATTAACCACTCAACAAATTAAATTGATTGGTCGCTACACCGATAATGTTATTGTTCTTTTTGATGGGGATGCTGCTGGTTTAAAGGCTGCAATGCGAGGAATTGACTTGATTTTAGAAGGAGGGCTTAATGTTAAAGTTGTAATTTTTCCTGATGGTGAAGATCCTGACAGCTACTCTCAGAAAATGGGAGATGAGGCATTCAAGAATTATTTGAATGAAAATGCTAAAGATTTCATTCGGTTCAAATCTGATTTATTACTTCAGGAAACCAAAAAAGATCCTATCAGGAAAGCAGAAACTATTCAAGATATAGTTCGGTCTATTTCTAAAATTCCTGATCCTGTAAAACGTGCAGTATATATAAAAGAATGTAGCGATATACTGGAAATAGATGAAGCTTTACTTGTTGCAGAACAGAATAAGATTGTCCTAAGGGATAAGCAAAGTAAAGGTGATATTACTAAAAGGCAGGCAAATTACTTAAGTGAAAATTATAGCCAAACACCTGAGCAGATTCAAAAGCAATACACTCCTTTTGAAGTTGTGGCTTTACAGGAAAAAGAAAGTATTCGTCTGCTCTTAACTTATGCTGATTTACCTTTGGCTGATGACAAATTAGTCATTGACTATTTACTTCAGGAATTAGATGATACGGAGTTTATTCATCCAGTTTACAGTGAAATTTTAAATGAATTTGTAGCTCATTTGAAAGAAGGTAAAATCTTAAATGAGTCTTATTTTATTAAAAATGGTTCAGAGGAAGTAAGGAAGGTTATTTTCTCACTATACACAGATCGTTATGAGTTAAGTGAAAACTGGGAAAAAAAATTCGAAATCTATACTCCACATGAGCGTCATATTTTAAATGATTCTATTTATACACATGTGCTTCGTTTAAAGCACCGATCAATATTACATTTGATGGAGAAGAATACAGAGGAGCTGAAAAATGTAAAAAGTGAGGCTGATGAGGAAGTAATCTTGCAATATCTAATGCAGCTTAATCAGGCCAAGTTGGAGATAGGTAATTTACTTGGAATGGTGGTGGTAAAATAG
- a CDS encoding Mrp/NBP35 family ATP-binding protein: MAVTKDSIIKALSTVEDPDFKKDLVTLNMIKDVRIDGNAVHFTVVLTTPACPLKEIIKNDCINAIHKHVDADLQVFPNMSSDVTSTRNTEPLLPNVKNIIAIGSGKGGVGKSTVTANLAVALAQEGAKVGLIDADIFGPSIPTMFNCEAEQPEVKQVNGKNVIVPIEQYGIKLISIGFLTPPDNAVVWRGPMASSALKQFISDTDWGELDYLLIDLPPGTSDIHLTLVQTIPVTGAVVVTTPQKVALADAKKAIGMFKQPQINVPILGMVENMAYFTPAELPDNKYFIFGEGGGYKMSEEYEIPFLGQMPLVQSIRESGDSGYPTAMKDGPSADAFRELAQKLARQVAIRNASMAGTKTVEMTS; this comes from the coding sequence ATGGCTGTTACTAAAGATAGCATAATTAAAGCATTAAGTACTGTTGAAGATCCAGATTTTAAAAAAGATCTGGTAACGCTAAATATGATAAAGGATGTACGCATTGATGGAAATGCGGTACATTTCACTGTAGTACTTACTACTCCAGCATGTCCGTTAAAGGAAATCATAAAAAATGATTGTATTAATGCAATACATAAACATGTAGATGCAGACTTACAAGTATTTCCTAATATGAGCTCTGATGTTACCTCTACCAGAAATACTGAACCTCTTTTACCAAATGTGAAAAACATTATAGCAATCGGTTCCGGAAAGGGTGGAGTTGGAAAATCTACTGTAACTGCAAACTTAGCTGTTGCATTAGCTCAAGAAGGTGCAAAAGTTGGATTGATTGATGCAGATATTTTTGGTCCCTCAATCCCTACCATGTTTAACTGTGAGGCTGAACAACCAGAGGTTAAGCAAGTAAATGGAAAAAATGTAATTGTTCCTATTGAGCAATATGGAATTAAATTAATATCTATAGGATTCTTAACCCCACCAGATAATGCAGTAGTATGGAGAGGACCTATGGCTAGTTCTGCTTTAAAGCAATTTATTAGTGATACAGACTGGGGTGAATTGGATTATCTACTAATAGATTTACCTCCAGGCACAAGTGATATTCATTTAACATTAGTGCAAACAATTCCTGTAACAGGAGCTGTGGTTGTAACCACTCCGCAAAAAGTAGCTTTAGCAGATGCCAAAAAAGCTATTGGAATGTTTAAACAACCACAAATTAATGTTCCAATCTTGGGGATGGTAGAAAATATGGCGTATTTCACACCTGCTGAGCTACCTGATAATAAATACTTTATTTTTGGTGAAGGTGGTGGCTACAAAATGAGTGAGGAGTATGAAATCCCTTTCTTAGGTCAAATGCCACTGGTTCAGTCTATTCGTGAAAGCGGTGATTCGGGATATCCTACTGCCATGAAAGATGGTCCTTCTGCTGATGCTTTCAGAGAATTAGCT